In Saccharomyces eubayanus strain FM1318 chromosome XIV, whole genome shotgun sequence, the sequence CAGGAGCATCTACCCTTATGACcaccaaacaaaaatggttCTAGCTAACTCGGTACTTCTGTCAGCTTTATGCGCTTTTGCTGTCTCAGCAGCGCCTTTGTCCAAGAGAGATTCCTGTACATTGTCGGGATCTTCTTTGTCCTCATTGTCGGCCGTGAAAAAATGTAGCagcatcatcatcaaagaTTTGACCGTTCCGGCAGGACAGACTCTAGATCTAAGCGGTCTAACGAGCGGCACTACTGTTACCTTCCAAGGCACGACTAMKTTTGGATACAARGAATGGGAAGGYCCATTRATTTCTATCTCAGGGTCCAAAATCAACGTTGTTGGTGCTTCTGGGCATGTTATCGATGGCCAAGGTGCAAAATGGTGGGACGGTAAAGGTGACAGCGGTAAAGTTAAGCCAAAATTTGTGAAATTGGGCTTGACCGGAACCTCAAAAGTTACCGGCTTGAATATCAAGAACGCTCCACACCAAGTTTTCAGTGTCAATAAGTGCTCTGATTTGACCATCAGTGGTGTAACCGTTGACATCAAAGCTGGTGACTCCGCCGGTGGCCACAACACAGACGCGTTTGAYGTGGGCAGTTCCACCAATGTTGTAATCCAGGGATGTACCGTTTACAATCAAGACGACTGTATCGCCGTAAACTCTGGTAAAAATATCAAGTTTTTAAACAACAACTGTTACAACGGTCACGGTATCTCTATAGGCTCTGTTGGTGGCCGTTCCGACAATGTTGTCAACGGTTTCTGGGCCCAAAACAATAATGTTATCAACTCTGATAATGGGTTGAGAATCAAGACTGTTCAGGGTGCAACAGGTTCAGTTTCGAATGTCAACTTCATYAGTAACAA encodes:
- a CDS encoding glycoside hydrolase family 28 protein — protein: MVLANSVLLSALCAFAVSAAPLSKRDSCTLSGSSLSSLSAVKKCSSIIIKDLTVPAGQTLDLSGLTSGTTVTFQGTTXFGYKEWEGPLISISGSKINVVGASGHVIDGQGAKWWDGKGDSGKVKPKFVKLGLTGTSKVTGLNIKNAPHQVFSVNKCSDLTISGVTVDIKAGDSAGGHNTDAFDVGSSTNVVIQGCTVYNQDDCIAVNSGKNIKFLNNNCYNGHGISIGSVGGRSDNVVNGFWAQNNNVINSDNGLRIKTVQGATGSVSNVNFISNKISGIKKFGIVIEGDYLNGKTTGSATGGVPISGLVMKDNTGSVTSSAKRVKILVKSASNWKWSGVSITGGSSFSGCSGIPSGSGASC